One genomic segment of Candidatus Dadabacteria bacterium includes these proteins:
- the sufD gene encoding Fe-S cluster assembly protein SufD, with translation MAIVFDGTRESYVERLSEFLDSGRENAPEWVADLRREAISGFGKLGFPTLSDEEWRFTNLEALRRGSFSIAENGISDVSKKTVNSYGFPGLDCLRLVFVNGRFASSLSDGGDVGEGIVVKSLSEAIREHGDLVREHFAKYADYEKDAFISLNTSYFEDGVFIYVPDRTVFEKPVHVLHLSTDEGHPLFINPRNLIIVGQSSEAKVIEHYVSLSQSVYFSNVVTEVVCGEDANLEHYRLEFESQKAFNFSTLRVNQQKNSNIASHSILYGGAIVRNNVHPVLAGEGCNSDIYGLFISEGRQHMDNFMRVEHASPHCDSRQFYNGVLDGRSKGVFHGRILVHEGAEKTDAKQTNRNLLLSDTAQIDTKPQLEIYNDDVKCTHGATIGQMDEEALFYLCSRGIPMRKAKIIMLRAFTNETLEHMSIDSVRETLENVVMDWFERRLENGGGG, from the coding sequence ATGGCTATTGTTTTTGACGGCACGCGCGAAAGTTATGTCGAGAGACTCTCTGAATTTCTCGATAGCGGGCGGGAAAATGCCCCCGAGTGGGTGGCCGATCTCCGCCGGGAGGCGATTTCGGGATTCGGCAAGCTCGGGTTTCCGACGCTTTCTGATGAAGAGTGGAGATTTACCAATCTAGAAGCGCTTCGCAGGGGCTCCTTTTCAATTGCTGAGAATGGAATCTCTGATGTTTCTAAAAAGACTGTGAATTCTTACGGGTTCCCGGGGCTTGATTGTCTGCGGCTTGTCTTTGTAAACGGCCGTTTCGCCTCATCCCTTTCAGACGGGGGAGATGTCGGGGAAGGGATTGTGGTCAAAAGTCTATCAGAGGCGATCCGCGAGCACGGCGATCTTGTAAGGGAGCACTTTGCAAAATACGCCGATTATGAAAAAGATGCATTCATCTCCCTTAACACGTCGTACTTTGAAGACGGGGTGTTTATTTACGTTCCCGACCGGACAGTATTTGAAAAACCGGTGCACGTTCTTCACCTATCAACAGATGAAGGACATCCCTTATTTATAAACCCGAGAAACCTCATAATAGTCGGGCAAAGTTCGGAGGCCAAGGTCATCGAGCATTACGTATCGCTATCCCAGAGCGTTTACTTCTCAAACGTGGTCACAGAAGTTGTCTGCGGGGAAGACGCGAATCTTGAGCATTACAGGCTTGAGTTCGAAAGCCAGAAGGCGTTTAATTTTTCCACCCTGAGGGTAAACCAGCAGAAAAACAGTAACATCGCTTCCCACTCCATTCTCTACGGAGGAGCAATAGTGAGAAACAATGTTCACCCCGTTTTGGCGGGAGAGGGATGCAACTCGGATATTTACGGCCTCTTTATATCCGAGGGGCGCCAGCACATGGACAACTTCATGCGAGTTGAGCACGCGAGCCCTCATTGCGACAGCCGCCAGTTCTATAACGGCGTGCTTGACGGCCGCTCAAAGGGAGTTTTTCACGGAAGAATACTTGTTCACGAAGGTGCCGAGAAAACGGACGCGAAGCAGACCAACAGGAATCTTCTTCTCTCCGACACGGCCCAGATAGACACCAAGCCTCAGCTTGAGATATACAACGATGATGTCAAGTGTACCCATGGCGCCACGATCGGGCAGATGGACGAGGAAGCCCTTTTCTACCTCTGCTCAAGGGGTATCCCCATGAGAAAGGCAAAGATCATAATGCTTCGCGCCTTTACCAACGAGACTCTTGAACATATGTCGATTGACTCCGTGAGAGAAACTCTTGAGAATGTGGTGATGGACTGGTTTGAGCGAAGGCTGGAGAACGGCGGCGGGGGATAG
- the sufC gene encoding Fe-S cluster assembly ATPase SufC: MLEVKNLHVQVDDKEILKGMDITVAPGEVHSIMGPNGSGKSTLAQVLAGRETYEVTEGEITFQGKDLLDLEPEERACEGIFLAFQYPVEIPGVANTYLLREALNAKREYRNEKPLKHVEFGKLAREKMKTLGIDEDLLKRSVNTGFSGGEKKRNEIFQMQILEPTLAVLDETDSGLDIDALKIVANGVNSMRGSDRSFIVITHYQRLLNYIVPDFVHVMVDGKIVKSGGKELAQELEEKGYSDF; encoded by the coding sequence ATGCTCGAGGTGAAAAACCTGCATGTGCAGGTAGATGACAAGGAAATACTGAAAGGAATGGATATTACCGTAGCTCCCGGGGAAGTCCACTCGATAATGGGTCCAAACGGTTCGGGGAAAAGCACTCTTGCCCAGGTTCTTGCGGGCAGGGAAACATACGAGGTTACGGAAGGGGAGATAACTTTCCAGGGAAAGGACCTTCTCGATCTTGAACCCGAGGAGAGGGCGTGCGAGGGGATATTCCTAGCTTTTCAGTACCCGGTTGAGATCCCGGGGGTTGCGAATACCTATCTTCTTCGCGAAGCCCTTAATGCGAAAAGGGAATACAGAAACGAAAAACCGCTTAAGCATGTTGAGTTCGGGAAGCTTGCTAGGGAGAAAATGAAGACACTCGGTATTGACGAGGATCTTCTTAAGAGGTCTGTGAACACCGGCTTTTCGGGCGGAGAGAAGAAAAGAAACGAAATATTCCAGATGCAGATACTTGAACCCACACTGGCGGTGCTTGACGAGACGGATTCGGGTCTTGACATAGATGCGCTCAAGATAGTGGCAAACGGGGTGAATTCGATGAGAGGCTCCGACCGCTCCTTTATAGTGATAACCCATTACCAAAGACTTCTTAACTACATAGTTCCCGATTTCGTCCACGTTATGGTCGATGGAAAAATCGTAAAATCGGGAGGAAAGGAGCTTGCCCAGGAGCTTGAGGAAAAAGGCTACTCGGATTTTTAA
- the sufB gene encoding Fe-S cluster assembly protein SufB has translation MSVDLEKLAQEEYKYGFVTDVEQEIAPKGLNEDVIRMISSKKNEPEWLLEWRLGAYERWKKMKEPRWAFLRYPDIDFNDISYYAAPKSNPRPKSLDEIDPEIKETYDKLGIPLEEQKMLAGVAVDAVFDSVSVFTTFKEKLAEEGVIFCSISEAVEEHPDLVRKYMGSVVPRGDNFYAALNSAVFTDGSFVYVPKGVRCPMELSTYFRINAENTGQFERTLIIAEEGSYVSYLEGCTAPKRDDSQLHAAVVELIAHDDATIKYSTIQNWYPGDKQGRGGIYNFVTKRGRCVGRASRISWTQVETGSAITWKYPSCVLEGDNSVGEFYSVALTNRLQQADTGTKMVHVGKNTSSTIISKGISAGEGQNIYRGLVEIGKSAEKARNYTQCDSMLIGDRCGAHTFPYIEVRNSTAHMEHEASTSKIGEDQMFYCRQRGLSAEDAVSLIVNGFCKEVFKELPFEFAVEAEKLLSVSLEGSVG, from the coding sequence ATGAGCGTTGACCTTGAAAAACTCGCGCAGGAGGAATACAAGTACGGATTCGTAACCGACGTAGAGCAGGAGATTGCCCCCAAGGGTTTAAACGAAGACGTCATCAGGATGATTTCCTCGAAGAAGAACGAACCCGAGTGGCTTCTCGAATGGCGCCTCGGGGCGTATGAGCGCTGGAAGAAGATGAAGGAACCCCGGTGGGCTTTTCTGAGATATCCGGACATAGATTTTAACGACATAAGCTATTACGCCGCGCCGAAAAGCAACCCGAGACCGAAAAGCCTTGACGAGATTGACCCCGAGATAAAGGAGACCTACGACAAGCTCGGTATTCCTCTTGAGGAGCAGAAGATGCTTGCGGGCGTTGCTGTTGACGCTGTTTTTGACAGCGTTTCCGTCTTTACCACTTTTAAGGAGAAGCTTGCCGAGGAAGGGGTTATTTTCTGTTCCATATCCGAGGCTGTGGAAGAACATCCCGATCTTGTGCGCAAGTATATGGGCTCGGTCGTGCCCCGGGGGGATAATTTCTACGCGGCTTTGAATTCCGCAGTTTTTACGGACGGTTCTTTCGTCTATGTTCCCAAGGGAGTCAGATGTCCCATGGAGCTTTCAACCTATTTCCGCATAAACGCGGAAAACACCGGACAGTTCGAAAGAACGCTTATAATCGCTGAAGAGGGCAGTTACGTGAGCTATCTTGAGGGCTGCACGGCCCCCAAGAGGGACGACAGCCAGCTCCACGCCGCGGTGGTTGAACTCATAGCCCATGATGACGCCACCATAAAGTATTCCACAATACAGAACTGGTACCCGGGAGACAAACAGGGCAGGGGGGGGATATACAATTTCGTCACAAAACGGGGGAGATGCGTCGGCAGGGCATCCAGGATTTCCTGGACGCAGGTTGAGACCGGTTCGGCGATCACGTGGAAGTATCCTAGCTGCGTTCTTGAAGGGGATAATTCTGTCGGGGAGTTCTACTCCGTCGCCCTTACCAACAGGCTTCAGCAGGCCGACACCGGAACCAAGATGGTTCACGTGGGAAAAAACACAAGCAGCACGATTATTTCCAAGGGCATTTCCGCGGGCGAGGGGCAGAACATATACAGGGGGCTTGTTGAGATTGGCAAAAGCGCCGAGAAGGCGAGAAATTACACGCAGTGCGACTCGATGCTTATAGGGGACCGCTGCGGAGCACATACTTTTCCATACATAGAGGTCAGAAATTCCACGGCTCACATGGAGCACGAGGCTTCTACCTCTAAAATAGGCGAGGACCAGATGTTTTACTGTCGCCAGAGAGGGCTTTCCGCCGAAGACGCGGTCTCGCTCATAGTTAACGGTTTCTGCAAGGAAGTTTTCAAAGAACTGCCGTTTGAGTTCGCGGTCGAAGCCGAGAAACTGCTGAGCGTGAGTCTTGAGGGAAGCGTGGGTTAA
- a CDS encoding Rrf2 family transcriptional regulator has translation MQVSRTLDYAVRCLIHMGGNPGFKFSMKQISETQHIPQNYLAKVMRRLVNRGILRSKVGPEGGYMLRKPPHELSLREVYEAIEGEIRIVDCMDDDGPCALYENCGQLPLWDKLKVSMIRILEDTTIGDMVNETRGGKRH, from the coding sequence ATGCAGGTAAGCAGAACTCTTGATTACGCCGTCAGATGCCTTATCCATATGGGAGGCAATCCGGGATTTAAGTTCAGCATGAAGCAGATATCCGAAACCCAGCACATTCCGCAGAACTACTTGGCCAAGGTAATGAGAAGGCTTGTTAATCGCGGAATACTCAGGTCGAAGGTGGGGCCCGAGGGCGGATACATGCTTCGCAAGCCCCCGCACGAACTCAGCCTGAGAGAGGTATACGAAGCCATAGAAGGGGAAATAAGGATAGTAGACTGCATGGACGACGACGGTCCCTGCGCCCTCTATGAAAACTGCGGGCAGCTTCCTCTTTGGGATAAGCTCAAAGTGTCCATGATAAGGATTCTTGAAGATACTACTATCGGGGACATGGTGAATGAAACTCGGGGCGGCAAGAGACACTAG
- a CDS encoding cytochrome c has product MIEKVFRRKKLLIAVLIIAAALYFVLERYDVSATKPHPAIVNTIFHGIAERSIKRNSAGLTIPYDVNDKDMYVKGFKEYEHMCVQCHGAPGVEPSPTGKGLFPPPPKFPEEKLYEYSLKDIFWVTKNGVQMTGMPAYGPTHEDETIWAVAIFLDKSRNLSEVEYKKLRDKYSDTHH; this is encoded by the coding sequence ATGATTGAAAAAGTGTTTAGAAGAAAAAAATTACTGATAGCGGTTTTGATTATAGCCGCCGCACTTTATTTTGTTCTCGAACGTTACGATGTCTCGGCTACAAAACCACACCCGGCGATTGTAAACACGATTTTTCACGGCATTGCCGAGAGATCTATAAAAAGAAACTCCGCGGGTCTCACGATTCCCTACGACGTTAATGATAAGGATATGTATGTGAAGGGCTTTAAGGAATATGAGCACATGTGCGTTCAGTGCCACGGAGCGCCCGGCGTCGAGCCTTCACCGACTGGTAAGGGCCTTTTCCCGCCTCCGCCCAAATTCCCTGAAGAAAAACTGTATGAGTATTCTCTAAAAGACATCTTCTGGGTCACGAAAAACGGGGTTCAGATGACCGGAATGCCCGCTTACGGACCCACGCACGAAGACGAGACGATCTGGGCGGTCGCCATATTTCTTGATAAGTCCAGAAATTTATCCGAAGTGGAATATAAAAAGCTCAGGGATAAGTACTCGGATACGCATCATTAA